The sequence GCTTGTTTCTTTACTTgacattggggcttcccttgtggctcagctggcaaagaatcagcctgcaatgtggggagacctgggttcaatccctgggttgggaagatcccctggagaagggaaaggctacccactgcagtatcctggcctagagaattccatggactgtatagtccatggggtcacaaagagtcggacatgactgagtgactttcaccttcacttacttgacattgtcttttttaatacattttgtcTGTTTATATTTCATGCAATTATTCATATGTGTTGATTTGCATCTACtttgttgctatttctttttatccCATTTGTTCTTTGTTCCTTTGTCCCTCCTTTCCTGATTATTTCAGGTTAATCAAACCTTATTTTACATTGCCTAGTATAATTTTTCTACCCTTTTAAATTATAactctttaaattatttcttttagagGTTGCACTAGGAATTGACATATGTATCTCTGACATATAACTtcctatttaaaatgaatattacaCCATTTTATGTAAGTAAAAAATCCTTAAAACAATATAATTGAATTTCCCCCATCATGCCTATAAAGACGATTTTCAAAGTGGTTCCAGCCAACAGGTTATGAGAGTTAAAGTTCCTGAACATCTTTGCTAACATTtggtatgtttattctttaaccTTCAGCCAGTTGAGTGGCTGTGTAGTAGTATCACATGGAGGTTTCCTGATAATATTGGACATCTTCTGATGTGCTCAtttgccatttgtgtatcttctttgaaaGTGTGCAGTTCTTTTGGTCATATTTTTATGGGTTTTCTTATTACTGATTTGTAAATGTTCTCTGTGTCCTTTAacagataaatattttacatatatatagttatgtatatTGATCTGGTATTCTGTAACATTacagaattcatttatttttctggtagcTTTTGGGGGTAATTCCATTGAATTGTAAATAGAAACTTGTTTCTGGAGGGTTCTTTGGTAATTCTAGGTATCAGATTAAGAGACCTGGTATAGTCTCTCAGATACATTCAAGATTTACTGGTTGAgattttctgtgatttctttgTGGTCAAAAAGTAATACTCAGTTCCTTTTCTGGTCCAAGTTTAGTCTGCAACAGACCAGTCAACGGATTTAGATCCCTTttcaaaattctcaaaaaaaaaaaagaaaaaagaaattctcacTTGCTGGGTGTGACACTTTCATTACTTGTCTGACCTTTAGGGCAGATGTAGAACTTCTCTGAGTTGATCCTGATTGCTCTTCTACTAAGTCTCTGCTTCACACagccataaaatatttattctttagtgCTCCCCTCAATACAAAATGATGTGAAATACTCTCCTAATGCTTAgcagaatattcagttcagtttagtcactcaatcgtgtccgactctttgtgaccccatggactacagcacaccaggcctccctgtccaacttccagagcttgctcaaactcatgtccttcgagcaGTATGTTAGTGAACATGTAAATTTGCATGCTGttttgttaattatatttttgattgggtcacttcaTCTCAACAAATAAAGCTACTAGTTATTAATAAGATGCCATCTGAACTCAATAGTTGATAAAACTGTATCCAGTTGTGTACAAGAGTATGAGAATGTGGTAATCTTGAaggaaatatgttttcatttgatGTTAAGaaccacatattttttaaaaagtggtttcttACTGAGCTAGGCTGAAGGAGTATGGACTATGTCTTCAGTCAACATGGAACATTTATCCATGATTTGTTAACACTATTGACTCTTGCTTTGAGAAACTAATTAAGTTTGCCAGTACccacagctttcttttgatttttatggcCTAAACTTGATACTCTTTAAACTTTGCAGAAGAAATCTTAGCAAGAATATTAGACATTTCTTTCatcaaaaatacatttgttttagttgcagcatttttATATCTTCCACCAAAAAATATGGCATATACTCTTAGTGTGTCTTTGGCTCCGTAAAGCATTTGTCATTTGGAGAGTTTGTGAGATCAAATATAATTCATATCTGTGTCTCCCTTATAACCTAGCCTATTATTTTTCACATAGTATGTCGTCACTAGATATTCACTGGTAATAATTATGATTTCAACGATCTGCCTGCTATGGCACCAACTTTTCACTATCACACTTTTTTCTTCTACCATCACACCAAACTATTTACTTCAAATTAGTCTCGTGATTTCTCACCttaaaatttcttccatttttccattgttgtttagtcgctcagttgtgtccaactctttgtgactccatggactgtagccctccagtctcctcatccacgggatttcccaggcaagaatactggagtgggttgccatttccttctccaggggatcttccccacccagggatcgggCTCtcgtctcctgaattacaggccaattctttactgctgagtcatcagggattATGTTTCTTCCATTGGAAATACTTTTCGTTCCAGATTTACTAATCAAAATTCAAACTACTTTGAAAGGAGGTATTGCCACCCTCTTTAATGAACCTATATCTGGGGGCTTCCACCCCCCACTTTCTTTCTCTAAGAGCTACAGGGGTCACTACTGATGGAGCACCTAACGTGTGCCTGTCAAGATGCCaggtattttatatcttttatttcattgtaatctttaaaaaaactatgAGCCTGcatgataaaactttaaatttctttacCACAGAGGTTACTGAGAATAAAAGGGAGTGACTGCTTTGTTCACACCACAGATATAATAAGTGACAAAGCTTATATGGAAGAAATCTGGCTGGCTCCAAATcctcttctttttccatatattaaaaaattagtttttaatgcCTTATGATTTACTGTCTCATTTTCCTCACAATTGTAGTCATACTTATTATACTGTGTGTTTGATCCTTGATAAGAAGACAATCATGTCAAACATTAAAGTATGGGATAGTTAAAATATACACTTGTAAAGTTCCTATTTTTGCTACCAAAAACAAAGCATTTTTCgtactcaaatatattttatattaactacTTGAGACATTTTCACATttctacatttgaaaaaaatattgttttgtaaCATCATATCCCCTACTGACCTTAAGAGTGGCCAGACCAGTGACTCTTAAATATAGTTtttctggatttccctggtggtccactggttgagaagctacctaccaatgcaggggacatgagttgatcactggtccaggaagattccacatgctgcagggcaactaattCCGTGCACAGCAATGACTGAAGCGcccaccctagagcccatgctctgcaacgagagaagccactgcaatgagaagcctgcatactgcaacgagagaaaggctgtatgaagccaaaaataaataaataaatacaattacttaaaaaaagaacaaatagtaGTATcagtttctaaaaaataaatacatttttctttcttgacaaATGAAACCTTACAAGGAAAGTCCTGAAAGAGGAGCGTCTCCAGGTGAAGCTGAGATAAGGGTGGGAGATACGGTGTGACTGTCAATACCATCTCAGGTTTCTTTCATGCCTGGCAGCAGTCCTTGACCTCTCTCTGGAAACACCAGTTCTCTAAAAATCATTGATTAgcccaactttatttttctaatgaaaatcagaagagatttttaaatgtgtgtgtgtgtgtgtgaagtttttGAGTCTTGGAGCTTGTTCCTGACTCCCAAGTACTAGAAGTATTACAAGTACTTTGGTAATAAATACCTTGAAATGAACCAAAGTACACAGAACATCCACAACATgggtaaacaaaaataataagaaagccaaaagagaaacaaatgtaCTACATAAAGGATGTCGAGATGAACGGTTGGGTATGGAGACTGCCCCTTTTGTGGTAACTTGGTGTTTTAGTCATGTTTATACAGCATacgaaggcaatggcaccccactccagtactcttgcctggaaaatcccatggatggaggaggcttgtaggctgcaggccatggggtcgctgtgagtcagacacgactgagcgacttcacttcactatacagcatacgggcttcccagatggcgctagtgataaagaactaacctgccaatgcaggagacggaagagatgAGGGTTTCATCGCTGAGTCgagacgatcccttggagaaggtcatggcaaaccactccagtgttcttgcttggagaatcccatggacagaggaacttgatgggctagagtccatggggtcacaaagacttggacacgactgaagtgatttagcacagcaTACAACATTCCTCTCTCCCTGACTTCcccttgcttctctttcttcctgagcAGTTAATaactctctctgtctttctccctcACAATTTTCACGATTAactcatttcctcttcctccttttgaGGTCCACCCACTGTTACTTGGTACTGTACACTCTATTCTAATCACATTCTGTCACTGAATATATTATACACATCATCTccacacattcatttatttgatcCCGTTTGCCTGAAGatcccttccttccctcatttctttatttagaaGACTtcaactatatttttttaatctggtaAAATATACCACAACCCTCTACCTCACTCACCCTTGCTAAGCAAAATTATCACTTGAGCCTAGGTACTCAAATAGCACTGTGTGTAGAAGTGCTTCATGATATCTACCATAGTGAATCATCTCACTCAtttctcacatttttttccccagttacaCAGAATTCTTTCGGGGGAGGGCTGAATCATATTCTTTTATCATGTTCTTATGCCTAAGTAGACATCCAGCCCTCAGTAGGTACCCCCAAAAATTGGTGAATAAATATCGAAAGAAAATGCCCTAAAATATCACATTTCTCTAGCAGGTGCCATTATGCTGTGAAAATATTTCAGCCTGAAAGCTACCCATTTCTATTGTGTTATACAAAGTTAAACAATGTCATACTATCAATCTAACTGATATGTACTTAGTTAAAATCAAAGATGGAACACTGTTGAATTCATTTATGGACTGTGAGTAGAGTGTATCTGAGGTCATGAACACACGTGCTTGGgacacattcttttcaaggcTTAGTGTTTAAATAAGGCAGCTTAACAAGGTCAAAATGAAAGGCTAGTTTAGCAAAAGATTCCATTGTAAACATAATGGTTATTTATATGAGACTTTAGGAATCTAAGCAATGATcaaccatttgaaaataaatcaatttgAGGATTATGACTTGAAGAAGGGTTAGTGAAAATAAAAGTGgcctataaaaaggaaaaaaaaattactatttcaTAGAGCTTTAGAAAGATAGATCACAAAATATCTAGAAAGGTTTGGTGATGTGTAATATTTGATGTATTACAAATCATAGACTGCTCTTGTATGTATGACACTGCTTTAGATTCTGGTTGCTTCTAGCTCAGGTTTTTCAGTGAATCTTATATCCATGGCATAGACAAAGAGCTGAGGCATCATTTTAGCATGAATACTAATTCTTCTATTTGATGCCATGTCTTAGCTATATTTTTTTTGCTAGCAAAAATTTACTGAGTGGCAACTTTGTGCTGGGACCCTATCTCAGGTATCTGAAATAAAAGGAGGGCAGTAGAATAGTTTCACCACACAAGAGGCATAATATGCAgttgcaaagttttttttttttcatttagtacaTGTTAAATTGCATATCAGTTTCATTAGTTCTCAACATGGAGCCTCTAAACTTCAGTGAACTCCAAAGAAATACTGGGGGTAAAGGTCCTTGAGTTTATTTTAACCTTTTAAGAAGTCAAAAGCCTGAACAAATTTGTATCCTAATAAAGCTGAACAAGTCTTTAGTTGGATTAATTAAATCATAtctctctggttttttttttatttttatcctttgatTTTAGGTAAGATTAGACAGCTAAAAGTATCATGCtcattatttcttaataaaaagaaGTACTTCCTTTTAATAAGTAATATGAGTATAGGGGTGAACTAACTTTATTCAGCAACTAATATATTTCTTGATAATCTTGGTTAGCTCTATGTCTACATCTTATGTTTccacaacaaatatttcttgatattCTGTGTTAGCTCCTGCATTTCCACAACAAACCTCTCAAGTTATTATAATCACACCCACTTTGTAGATGTCAAAACAGCAGTTTAAATGGTTGTGATTTGCCCAAGAACATTCCAAAAATTATATGGTAGAGCTGAAGTTTAAGCCAAAGCTTCTGCCTCTAAATCTTATATTAGTCATTCCAAACAAATCACTAAGAGACAGATTCCAGCATCCTTGTATTATGTTTATACCAGATGttaatcatctttaaaattttagatcCTATTAAAATACTAATGCTTTTCCTTCTCATCAGCGATTTTGCTACAGAAGTGACCGGGATTTAATCTATTAACACTTTCCCCCCTAGTTGGTTTCTTTAACTGATTTCGTTTCACCGTTGAGCTTCATTCATACTTATTAGTGATTGAGATAACGCAACAGTAATTTCCAGACACCAGGCATCTAGGGTAGTCTTCCTGTTAACTGGTAAGCCCCATGAAATTAAATCTGTCAGAGTAAGGACAGCAAAAGTTGGCAGTAGGAGgagttaaaataagtaaattattcaAAAGAACTGAGCTGACTCAGCAGGGCTTATTCTGCCACTGTTTTAGTTCCCTGCGTTTGAAAAGTAAGTCCCGACCCTGACCGCTTCCTTAAGTCAGCGTTCTTGCCTCTGTGCTCATCTAGCGTGTGTTGGAGAGCGGCAGGGATACACCATATGGAGATACTTCTGCCTTTGTTTGATGCTAAGGACAAATAAACAGCCAACAAATACTACAAGCAAGGGAAACTCTTATCTACACACGTTCAGTTACTCAAGTTCTTAACACCACAACAAGGCACCAGCATgctacttgctttttttttttttttttataatttgactCATCTCTTTCCTAAACTCCTTTACTCTCTTTTTAGAAAtaattgtttcctttgctctACCCAGAAGAAGCTAAAGCTACCAAAACAGAGGCTTAAGCAGAACGGCAGGCAAAACAGGAGGTAGGGGAAAAGATAAGTTGAAAACTCAAACCTATTGCTGATCACAAATTTTACAGATTTTCCCTGTACATATGGAATTGTGTGCATTTTCTTTAGAACATCTAAAAGCTGAAATTAACCATTTGCCCACTAATTAAGATTCCCAATTTTTCTGAATTCATAGGGGAAAGGATATAAACAGAGTTTACTTTATTCTATTAACTCTAACGCTCATCCcagttcctctctcctttcttcctctccgcTACCACTACAGTTAAGATCCCTGTTTAATAGATGATTCTATGCATTTAGAAACTTTGTTCAGGAAATTCAGGCCCCTGTGGGatgtttcttttgaaattaaGTGACTTTAACTTGACTGAGagaaaactttttgaaaataattataaaagtgaGGTTAGCAATATCAAAGTAGAAATGCTGAGGTTAAAATAGCCAGCAGTAGTATCTTTCTATTAATAACTCTCTGTGTGTGTTATTTATGGAAGAGTTCTATTTCTGCTCAGTGGGCATGTTTTCTCAGTGACCTGTCTTTTCACTGTGTATGATACGTGGCTCTTCAAGCATCATTCTTTTGCTTGGTCAGAAAATTCTCTCAATAGCTGTGCTCTCACGATGGAAATTTCTGAATTCTCACTTTCCTGCCATTAGAatggttatcatctgcatatctgaggttgttgatatttctcccagcaactttGATTTCACCctaactaaagaacctcttgatgatggtgaaagaggagagtgaaaaatctggcttaaaactcaacattcaaaaaaccaagatcatggcatctggtcccatcacttcatagcaaatagaagggaaaaaatggaagcagtgaacaattttattttggggggctccaaaattgctgcagatggtgactgcacccatgaaattaaatgacacttgctccttgaaagaaaagctatgacaagcctgggcagcacattaaaaagcagagacatcactttgccaacaaaggtccatatagtcaaaactatggttttttcagtatcatgtatggatgtgaaagttcaaccataaagaaggctgagtgccaaagaattgatgtttttgaattggggtgctggagaagactcttgagagtcccttggactgcaaggagatcaaaccagtcaattctaaaggaaatcgaccctgaatattcattggaaggactgatgctgaagctgaatctccaatactttggctacctgatgcaaagagccaactcactggaaaagaccttgatgctgggaaagaatgaaggcaggaggagaagggggcggcagaggatgagatggttggatggcatcactgactcaaaggacatgagtttgagtaggctccgggagataatgaaggagagCAAAGCCTGGTACACtgcagaccacggggtcacaaagagtaggatacaacttagagactaaacaacaacaacaacaatacaataaTCTAATTCACAATCTAATTTCAAGGAGTCAGAGGTAATTGTAAAACAAAATGTGTATTACAACATAGAAAGAAatgcattaaaatttaaaagttaacttACCCTCTAAGAAGACTCAAATGAGAAGTTTCCGCCTTCAAAGTGGTTAGTCACTAAGAGTATGTTCTTGGACTGCCTTTGGAGAAAACACCAGAAGACCTTCATGTTACATCTCATAATTATAGTTGCTATGTGGATATGTATTAAATGTATTGTGTAGATACACCAGGGTACTCAGCTCTGAGAGGACTTGCCAACCAATATGTCTAGACTCACTTCTCAGACAATTCATGTCCAATGAAAGTCATAGGACAAGTGTCATAATCAGTAACAACTTTTCTGTTTGATCATCAGTGaagtataattataaaaatttacattcaattcagttcagttcagtcactcagtcgtatctgactctttgcgaccccatggactgcagcacgccaggcctcactgtccataaattcccagagtttactcaaattcatgtccattgagttggtgatgccatccaaccatctcatccgctgtcgtccccttctcctcctgccttcaatctttcccagcatcagggtctttcaaatgagtcagcttttcacatcaggtggccaaagtattggagtttcagcttcaatatcagtccttccaatgaatattcaggactgacttcctctaggatggactggttgaatctccttgcagtcaaagggactcttcttcaacatcacagttcaaaagcatcaattctttggcactcagctttgtttatattccaactctcacatccatacataactactggaaaaaccatagctttgactagatggacctttgttggcaaagtaatgtctctgctttttaatatgctctctaggttggtcataactattcttccaaggagtaagcaccttttaatttaattgctgcagtcaccatctgcagtgattttggagccccccaaaataaagtctgccactatttccactgtttccccatctattttccatgaagtgatgggaccggatgccatgatcttagttttctgaatgttgagctttaagccaactttttcactcacctctttcactctcatcaagaggctctttagttcttcttcactttctaaaaaaaaaaaaaaaagatacatttagagaaagaagaaaagcatgtaattttagattttagaaaGTGATGGAGATGCTGAGTTGCTAATTAGGACTTATGATTCAGGGAAAGGACCAAATGACCAAAATATTAACTTTAACTAATGAAATATGCttcatccatacaatggaatccAAAGTTATcaattagaaaacaataaaatgggcaTTTCCAGTgtcacagaaagggagaaaaattcACTGACAAGGATATTATTTTATAGATAGGCTTGAATGAGGAAAGCAAATTACAGAACAAAGTGATCTCAGTCCCTTATATATGTGAGGTTTTATTGTTTACATTCATGAGAATGTAAAATCACGTAAACAATGTATACTTCTGGAAGAAAAATTCTGAGTTAATGAGCGTATGTCATTACTATCTTTTTTATATGAAGCATAAAATATAATGAACATACCAGATGGAGATCAATGACTACCAGGTGAGTTGCTGCAGCCAATGACTTGGTCCAGCTTCAAGAAGTGGGTTGTCCTGGCGCCTTCCCCAGTATGCTTGGCAAGGTGATCATATTGACACTATGCTGTCACAAGTGACTTCAAGTTCTAGGGGAGTCTTGCTAATGTTGGGATTTTTTATTGATCTCTAATGTGGAGATTTCAAATTATGAGTAAATGTAAACCCTTTACTACATTCTCAAATTTAGAAGATTTTCAGTACATGTGAGCTTAGAAGTGTTTTTGCTGTATATTGAAGGTGTGCTAGCTCTCCTTCTGTTTTGGGCTTCACTTTTCAGTGGACCAGTGAATAACAGAACTATGATGATAAGGTAATCGTGATCATAGAAATGATAAAATGAGAGATGTTGATCATTACTGGTGCATCTGAAGATAACAGCAAACATATACTTGCACAGATAATCTATTCATTGTGTCCACTCACATTATACGCATGGACGGAAACATCATGGTTGTTTTGAGGAATCATCAGGAGTTATAAGGGTAACTATAGTCATTGCCTTTACCAAGTGTCACTATAGTAGGACTTACTGTAGGAGTCTGTTCCAATGCACGCCGTCAAAATTCTTTTGCTTCCATTGCTCTCGAGTCATACTTAGCAAATGGTTGTGTGTGAAGTCTCATGTGAAGGACTGTTGTACTTTATCAATGAATACATGACTGATTGCAGAAGAGCACTTACTGCAGTGGCTGTTGGAGAAACGATTGAACTCTGCGCCATATAACTGATATAAATCTTCCTAAAATCTGATATTTCAGAAACGGAAACTGGAGTCCTTCATCAAGGAGTTCAGCGAGCTTTCTTTGACTTAGGTTGACACCAGCTTCTCCATTTCTCTGTTTATTCTTAGAATGCAGACTCCACAGTACCTGCAGCAACGTCGAAAATTTGCAGCTGCCTTCTTGGCATTTATTTTCATCTTGGCAGTTGTGGACACCGCTgaagcaggaaagaaagagaaaccagGTGAGTGATATGGTTGTGAACAAAAGTCTTCATTGGTTAATGTCTATATAATCCAGCTGCTTGCTTTttgtcttctctccttccttccctctcttttttccttctttcccctcttCCCACTTTCCTTTCTTCCAGGTATTTAGAGGAACACCTAAGTGACATCTCCTCTTATTCCATCCCCCCTGCTCTAAGTCCTGAAAAAAGATGGTGACCATTGGCTATTAATTGAAGTAATAATTATTAACAGCTACAGCAtccagatggagaaggcaatggcaccccactccagtcctctcgcctggaaaatcccatggatggaggagcctggtgggttgcagtccatggggtcgctaagagtcagacacgactgagcgacttccctttcacttttcacttccatgtattggagaaggaaatggcaacccactccagtgttcttgcctggagaatcccagggatgggggagcctggtgggctgccgtctatggggtcgcagagagttggacacgactgaagtgacttaacagcagcagcaacacggCATACAGAAAATTGATCGGCAATCAAGTGTTTTACTTATGTTGATACTCTTCTTCGAAAAGAGTCCTGGAAGCAAGTTTTGTTTTATCTCAttaacagaggaggaaactgaatcTTAGTAAGAATAAAGCACCTTTTCTATGTCACTTGCAATGTCATAAGTTGGCTGTGGAGTGAGAATCTGTTACATCTGTGGTCCACCACATTTAGTTTATGTTACtccatctttgggcttcccttgtagctcagttggtaaagaatctgcctgcaatgcaggagacctggttctgatccctgggtcaggaagatcccctggagaaggaaatggcaacccactccagtattcttgcctggagaatcccatagacagaggagcctggcaggctacagcccgtggggtcgcaagagtcggacacgacttagtaactaaaccacggCCACCACTCCATCtataagacagagaaaggagcATTGACATACACTGGAATGACTAAGCTGACAACTGTTAATTTTCATAGactattttcctatttttgagATTTAACTTGCTTTTGATCATCTTCTCTTTTTCAGAAACATTTGCTTCCAAAAGGAGGTGTCAGTAAATCACTTAGCGCagtccctggcacatagtaagaattaaataaatattagtgcTAGCTAAAACTAGCTCCCTagttttctttctcccctctcttGGTCATTGGTTGATTCAACCACTCAGCTAATACTGGGCGAGTTCCTCCTCTTTCCTAGACACTGAAGAGAGAGGTAAAATCACAGGCCATGCAGTTCAGGAGCTCAGGAATGAACTCGGTTTTATCCAGGAGTCGAAGAGCTTTCTGGACGTTGAtcattttccttcctccccttcagAGAAGAAGGTGAAGAAGTCTGACTGTGGAGAGTGgcagtggagtgtgtgtgtgcccaccaGCGGGGACTGTGGGCTGGGCACCCGCGAGGGCACCCGCGCGGGAGCCGAGTGTAAACAGACCATGAAGACCCAGAGGTGCAAGATCCCCTGCAACTGGAAAAAGCAATTTGGAGGTGAGTCCCACCCTTCCACCCTGAGACAATTCTTGCACTCTTCCATCAGGTATGTTTTTGAGGTTGactctattttaaaatcaagataacCTGGCATCTTGCCCAACCTCGGGTCCCTCGTTTTCCACACTACTACTGGAACCAGATAGTTTTTTTTGTCCTGGAGGGAGGGCTGctctgtgcattgtaggatatttagcTGCATTTCTGAGTTTTACCCACTAGTTTCTGGTAGCACTCCCCAGCTCACCAACTATGACAACTGCAACTGTGACAACATGTCTAGATGTTGCTGCGTGTTTCCTTTCGGGGCGGGGGCAGAGGGTCAGATGGTCCCTGCCTGAGACCACAGCCTTAGCAACAGGGTCAGAAAACAGGCCCTCGGTCCCTCTTAACAGTGTGctctttccttctatttctagattccttttatcTTCCCTTCCTCTTGTCTTATTTagtcttctccttctccagatctCTCTCTCTGTTACTTCCgggccttctttctctctcttttgctccctccccactctccacaCTGGTTTATAGCTTTATTCACCAAACCCAGTTAGACTGCTCTGAGCTACTGTCATAGATTTTAGCTCAGTGACTATTGCCAGTTTCATGTTGACCTCGTCTCCCAATCTGAGAAGGAATCTTTCAACACATTTGACCTGAAACCCACCACTGAACACCAAAAttgcctgggtttttttttttttccccatgttctAGACTTGTCTTTCTTGCCATAGTGGGACACAATGTCCCAAGTCTTCTCACTGGCTTACAGAAATGTGTTTTGGCCTACTGGACAGTGGAGAAGGGTAATGAATACATACACTACATCTTTTTCATTCTCTATAACCTTTGGAGTTATAACTTTATGTAAGTGGAGGTAAATTCTACAAAGGCATGGTGAAATTCACATACGTTTGATCTTAAATTGTGTATAAGTACTCTAAAGATCTGTgcataaaatgtcttaaaaatgtgttttaaa is a genomic window of Odocoileus virginianus isolate 20LAN1187 ecotype Illinois chromosome 1, Ovbor_1.2, whole genome shotgun sequence containing:
- the PTN gene encoding pleiotrophin isoform X2; translated protein: MQTPQYLQQRRKFAAAFLAFIFILAVVDTAEAGKKEKPEKKVKKSDCGEWQWSVCVPTSGDCGLGTREGTRAGAECKQTMKTQRCKIPCNWKKQFGAECKYQFQAWGECDLNTALKTRTGNLKRALHNADCQKTVTISKPCGKLTKSKPQAESKKKKKEGKKQEKMLD
- the PTN gene encoding pleiotrophin isoform X1, with protein sequence MQTPQYLQQRRKFAAAFLAFIFILAVVDTAEAGKKEKPEKKVKKSDCGEWQWSVCVPTSGDCGLGTREGTRAGAECKQTMKTQRCKIPCNWKKQFGAECKYQFQAWGECDLNTALKTRTGNLKRALHNADCQKTVTISKPCGKLTKSKPQESKKKKKEGKKQEKMLD